In Vibrio sp. 10N, the following proteins share a genomic window:
- a CDS encoding IS4 family transposase: MSIQNFFADFLEENPVDVAQLTTFSEHIPDEWVAKAASLSDKATIRRRRLPSDMVLWLIVGMAFFRNEPIAEVARRMNVCADGLADEELLAKSALTQARQRLGKAAPEWLFKQCGKTWGLERYPDDTWQGLQVFAVDGALFRTADTPELREHFGSGNTSSNRQTPHPVLRVVTMMNVRSHVIVDAAISPYRRGEIPLAMPFINALPDNSVTLLDKGFYGADLLLSLHNSGINRHWLLPAKKGVKYTLLDDKESSDMLVEMKTSPQARKKNPNLPEKWTVRAVTYEVQGKSKTVFTSLPRDKYDAQSVAELYHERWEIELGYRDIKSSMQHNALVLRSKTVDLVYQELWGLLLGYNLVRREASQAAVEHGRLPNEISFKYACQFIASQLKVMSKAVSLGNTPKRLKSLRGDLSILFIDKRPKPNRPRAVKISKTRYPVNRNAAPLK, encoded by the coding sequence ATGTCTATTCAAAACTTCTTTGCCGACTTCCTCGAAGAAAACCCTGTCGATGTAGCTCAGCTCACCACATTCTCTGAACATATTCCTGATGAGTGGGTCGCTAAAGCAGCCTCTCTGTCTGATAAAGCGACAATCCGTCGACGCCGACTACCGAGTGATATGGTTTTGTGGTTAATTGTTGGTATGGCTTTTTTCCGTAATGAACCCATTGCCGAAGTCGCACGGAGAATGAACGTCTGTGCTGATGGCCTTGCTGATGAAGAACTGTTGGCAAAGAGCGCTTTAACCCAAGCAAGACAGCGCTTAGGTAAAGCAGCACCAGAATGGCTGTTTAAGCAATGCGGAAAAACATGGGGGCTTGAGCGATACCCTGATGATACTTGGCAAGGCCTACAGGTTTTTGCTGTAGATGGTGCTCTTTTTAGAACAGCTGACACACCCGAATTAAGAGAACATTTTGGCTCTGGTAATACGTCTAGCAACAGGCAAACACCTCATCCAGTATTGAGGGTTGTGACAATGATGAATGTTCGCTCTCATGTCATCGTTGATGCAGCGATAAGCCCGTATCGCCGAGGTGAAATCCCTCTAGCGATGCCCTTCATCAACGCTTTACCAGACAACTCTGTGACATTACTGGATAAAGGGTTTTATGGAGCAGATTTACTACTTTCTCTTCACAACAGTGGAATAAATAGACATTGGCTTCTCCCTGCAAAGAAAGGAGTCAAATATACCCTACTGGACGATAAAGAAAGCAGTGACATGCTAGTAGAGATGAAGACCTCTCCACAGGCTCGTAAGAAGAACCCTAATCTTCCTGAGAAATGGACAGTCAGGGCGGTCACTTACGAGGTCCAAGGTAAATCCAAGACGGTGTTTACCTCTCTTCCTAGAGACAAGTATGACGCTCAATCCGTGGCAGAGCTTTATCATGAAAGGTGGGAGATAGAATTAGGTTATCGTGATATCAAGAGTTCGATGCAACATAACGCTTTAGTGTTGAGAAGCAAAACAGTCGATCTCGTCTATCAAGAGCTATGGGGACTGCTACTTGGTTATAACTTGGTGAGACGAGAAGCTAGTCAAGCCGCAGTTGAACACGGGCGCTTACCTAATGAAATAAGTTTTAAGTATGCTTGCCAATTTATAGCCAGCCAGCTCAAAGTGATGAGTAAAGCGGTATCCTTAGGTAACACGCCGAAACGCTTAAAGAGCCTTCGAGGCGACCTATCCATCCTCTTTATAGACAAACGCCCTAAGCCAAATCGGCCTAGGGCGGTAAAAATATCAAAAACCCGATACCCTGTTAATCGCAACGCAGCTCCTCTTAAATGA
- the btuD gene encoding vitamin B12 ABC transporter ATP-binding protein BtuD, translating into MIQAHNLAIGTRLLPASLSFPEGQLTHVIGPNGSGKSTLLAALAGVLNYEGKVEIAGMDLAEMSLPDMAKVRAYLPQAARPAFNMPVYQYLSLSIPTEHQNGSRELDDAIAEITALLKLDNMLVRTVHHLSGGEWQRVRLAACCLQIWRPLNPLARLLILDEPAAPLDVGQEKYLNQLIELVTSQGTSVVVANHDLNTTLRRADHVVMLNNGVVEAVGCGDEVLTPDNIGSVYQTSVSKIEVNGKPLLIFNE; encoded by the coding sequence ATGATTCAGGCTCATAACCTTGCCATTGGCACTCGACTTTTACCCGCAAGCCTTTCTTTTCCAGAAGGGCAGTTAACGCATGTTATTGGCCCTAATGGCAGTGGCAAAAGTACTTTGTTGGCGGCGCTGGCGGGGGTATTGAATTACGAGGGTAAGGTGGAGATCGCTGGCATGGATTTGGCCGAGATGTCACTGCCAGACATGGCTAAGGTTCGTGCATACTTACCTCAAGCGGCGCGGCCCGCGTTTAATATGCCTGTCTATCAATATCTTTCTTTATCAATCCCGACTGAACATCAAAATGGCAGTCGTGAGCTTGATGACGCGATAGCAGAGATCACGGCGCTGCTTAAGCTTGATAACATGTTGGTGAGAACGGTGCATCATCTATCTGGTGGGGAGTGGCAGCGAGTCAGATTGGCAGCATGCTGTTTGCAAATATGGCGTCCTTTAAATCCATTAGCACGCTTATTGATCCTCGATGAACCGGCCGCTCCACTTGATGTGGGGCAAGAGAAATACCTCAACCAATTGATTGAGTTAGTGACGAGCCAAGGAACGTCTGTCGTGGTGGCGAATCATGATTTAAATACCACACTGAGACGAGCAGACCATGTGGTGATGTTGAACAATGGCGTTGTTGAGGCAGTAGGGTGTGGTGATGAGGTGCTGACACCGGATAACATAGGCTCTGTCTATCAGACATCCGTAAGCAAAATAGAAGTCAACGGGAAGCCGCTACTGATCTTCAATGAATAG
- the btuC gene encoding vitamin B12 ABC transporter permease BtuC — MEFNQLLNQNQRRWHILMIVMLGVLFTCALLHLSVGEVFINPFSPQSALESRLLYDLRMPRLFAAAAIGAALALSGASLQVLLGNVLAEPGVLGISGGASLGMVLVLFAFPAAATPAGFMVAGVLGALGFTLILVSMAKTLRLTTTRLLLVGVALGILSGAVVTWAFYFSDDLSIRQLMYWLMGSVGGVGWYQHTLTIAMIPVAIWLCSKGATLDKLMVGEIHAKQLGIDVIRIRWQLILAVSLLVGGSVALGGVISFVGLVVPHLLRLAFGTENRYLLPLSALTGAALLVVSDILARTVLDSAELPVGVMTTTIGAPVFIWMLLRNHDSGS; from the coding sequence ATGGAATTCAATCAGTTACTGAATCAAAACCAAAGACGCTGGCACATCCTTATGATAGTGATGTTAGGCGTCTTATTTACTTGCGCGCTACTTCACCTTTCTGTTGGTGAAGTGTTTATTAATCCTTTTTCCCCACAATCGGCGTTAGAGTCCCGTCTGCTGTATGATCTTCGCATGCCAAGGCTATTTGCGGCCGCCGCGATAGGCGCTGCTCTAGCACTCTCTGGAGCATCGCTTCAGGTTCTATTAGGTAACGTGCTCGCAGAACCTGGAGTGCTGGGTATTTCCGGTGGTGCCAGTTTAGGCATGGTTTTGGTTTTGTTTGCTTTTCCGGCAGCGGCCACACCAGCTGGATTCATGGTAGCTGGCGTTCTGGGCGCACTTGGTTTCACGCTTATCTTAGTATCGATGGCGAAAACTCTTCGACTGACGACAACTCGGTTACTGTTAGTAGGGGTGGCACTTGGCATCTTATCGGGTGCAGTGGTGACATGGGCCTTCTACTTCAGTGATGATTTGAGCATTCGCCAGTTAATGTATTGGCTGATGGGCAGTGTAGGAGGCGTTGGCTGGTATCAGCATACTCTCACTATTGCTATGATCCCGGTTGCGATTTGGTTATGTAGCAAAGGTGCAACACTCGATAAACTGATGGTCGGTGAGATCCATGCGAAACAGTTGGGTATCGATGTCATTCGAATTCGTTGGCAACTAATACTTGCTGTATCGTTACTTGTAGGTGGTTCGGTCGCGCTTGGCGGTGTGATCAGTTTTGTTGGCCTCGTAGTACCGCATTTACTGCGCTTGGCGTTTGGCACTGAAAATCGTTATTTGCTGCCGTTGTCGGCGCTAACAGGCGCAGCCTTATTGGTCGTGTCGGATATTTTGGCGAGAACCGTCCTTGACTCGGCAGAGCTGCCTGTCGGTGTAATGACGACAACTATTGGTGCACCAGTATTTATTTGGATGTTGTTGAGAAACCATGATTCAGGCTCATAA
- a CDS encoding succinylglutamate desuccinylase, which yields MTKSFFRQSFLKDTLETETEFTAISRTTADGVKFDHRYRGVLEVTPSELDEGSEHIILSCGIHGDETAPMELVDKMVDDIESGFLKLKARCLFIIAHPEATNRHTRFIDENLNRLFGNKERSVNREVAIAKRLKKLVDEFFQGTKVERRWHLDLHCAIRESKHYSFVVSPKTRHAVRSKALFDYVSSAHMDAVLLSNAPSSTFSWFSAENYGAQALTMELGRVAPIGENDLSKLLAFDLATRDLLAAEKPEHLAKTPIIYRVSRTVVRHHQDFDFLFDDDVENFTEFKHGEVFGHDGDKPLMAKNDHEAIVFPNRKVVVGQRAALMVVKVATRYEDDQLVYD from the coding sequence ATGACGAAATCGTTTTTTCGCCAGTCATTTCTGAAAGATACTTTAGAAACTGAAACTGAGTTCACCGCAATATCAAGAACTACCGCCGACGGGGTCAAGTTTGATCACCGTTATCGTGGTGTATTGGAAGTAACACCGAGTGAATTGGATGAGGGGAGTGAGCACATCATTCTTTCTTGTGGTATTCACGGTGATGAGACCGCGCCAATGGAGCTGGTCGATAAAATGGTTGACGATATTGAGTCAGGTTTTTTAAAGCTGAAAGCACGCTGTTTGTTTATCATTGCTCACCCAGAAGCCACCAACCGTCATACTCGTTTTATCGATGAGAACTTAAATCGTTTGTTCGGCAATAAAGAACGCTCGGTAAATCGAGAGGTTGCTATCGCTAAGCGATTGAAAAAACTTGTCGATGAGTTTTTTCAAGGCACCAAAGTAGAGCGTCGTTGGCACCTCGATCTTCATTGTGCTATTCGAGAGTCCAAGCATTACTCTTTTGTCGTGAGCCCTAAAACCCGTCATGCCGTTCGCAGTAAAGCGCTGTTTGATTATGTCTCCAGTGCTCATATGGATGCGGTGTTACTGTCCAATGCTCCTTCCAGCACGTTTAGTTGGTTTTCCGCAGAGAACTATGGCGCACAGGCACTGACCATGGAGCTTGGCCGCGTTGCACCGATAGGTGAAAACGATTTGAGCAAACTACTGGCCTTTGACTTGGCGACACGTGATTTGCTGGCAGCAGAAAAACCGGAGCATCTGGCTAAAACGCCGATTATTTATCGTGTTTCCCGCACTGTGGTTCGCCATCACCAAGACTTTGATTTCTTGTTTGATGACGATGTAGAGAACTTTACCGAGTTTAAACATGGCGAAGTTTTCGGCCACGATGGTGATAAACCACTAATGGCGAAAAACGATCATGAAGCCATTGTGTTCCCAAATCGTAAAGTGGTAGTGGGTCAACGAGCAGCGTTAATGGTGGTTAAAGTGGCAACTCGCTATGAGGATGACCAACTGGTCTACGATTAA
- a CDS encoding M3 family oligoendopeptidase, producing MKNAVWDLSIAYQGLNDPKVEQDIELIQRSIALLTHHQEERQHVVAMQNAIQTMEAASTLLNTVNTLANCHASTNAQDTQAKQLIGRLSQLGSELEQAFSPYENVLAFADVAFIQQVLSHDNASVAGQGFQIELLQRKAQTQLSIAEEQLLSAMQVDGRDAWGRLYDNITGSLTITIETEQGSETLGFSAAASLLYGSDFEKQEAAWKGIQTAMKANETSFAAIVNALAGWRHNEGKKRSHSIEEQFLDPSLRANRIQRETLDAMMSVAKNHRIIGQKAGKLMAKVHGLPRMTPWNHLAAMPPLGDGEAKVYEFEEGIEVIKRAFERVNPEMSEFVQTMVDNGWIDAEPSENRRLGAYCTQLAATRTPLVFMTWGGSRSDLLTLAHELGHAFHNWVMRDLPLCRTSYPMTLAETASIFAENIVRDYLLEQAKTVEEKLEMLWEELSSAYALTINIPVRFEFEKAFYQARQDSELDANQLCELMSKTWADWYGDSMQGTDPYFWASKLHFSISELSFYNYPYLFGYLFSQGVYAQREQKGADFYPDYVALLRDTGSYLAEDVVLKHMNKNLTESEFWEESMQSLSAKVDEFETLLNELSR from the coding sequence ATGAAAAACGCGGTTTGGGACTTATCGATTGCCTATCAAGGATTGAATGACCCTAAGGTTGAACAAGACATTGAGCTGATTCAGCGCTCAATTGCACTACTGACTCATCATCAAGAAGAGCGTCAGCATGTCGTTGCGATGCAGAATGCGATTCAGACCATGGAAGCGGCGAGCACCTTACTTAATACGGTAAATACGCTGGCAAATTGTCATGCTTCGACTAACGCACAAGATACGCAAGCAAAACAGTTGATTGGCAGACTATCCCAATTGGGTTCAGAACTAGAGCAGGCGTTCAGTCCTTATGAAAACGTCCTTGCCTTCGCCGATGTGGCTTTTATCCAGCAGGTTCTGAGTCATGACAATGCCTCTGTTGCCGGCCAAGGTTTTCAGATTGAATTGTTGCAGCGCAAGGCTCAGACGCAACTAAGTATTGCCGAAGAGCAATTGCTATCAGCGATGCAAGTGGATGGGCGTGACGCATGGGGACGCTTGTATGACAACATTACTGGTTCACTGACTATCACCATCGAAACTGAACAGGGCTCAGAAACGTTGGGCTTTTCCGCGGCGGCAAGCCTTTTGTATGGCAGCGACTTTGAAAAACAAGAAGCTGCGTGGAAGGGCATTCAAACCGCAATGAAAGCGAATGAAACGTCGTTCGCCGCCATTGTTAATGCGTTAGCTGGTTGGCGACATAATGAAGGTAAGAAACGCTCTCACAGTATTGAAGAGCAATTTTTAGATCCAAGCCTAAGAGCGAACCGCATTCAACGTGAGACCTTAGATGCCATGATGTCAGTGGCGAAAAACCACCGCATTATTGGTCAAAAGGCGGGCAAACTTATGGCAAAGGTGCATGGTTTACCGCGTATGACGCCTTGGAATCATTTAGCGGCGATGCCACCTTTAGGCGATGGCGAAGCGAAAGTCTATGAGTTTGAAGAGGGCATTGAGGTTATAAAACGCGCCTTTGAGCGAGTAAACCCAGAGATGTCTGAGTTTGTGCAAACTATGGTTGATAATGGCTGGATTGATGCAGAACCATCAGAAAACCGTCGACTTGGTGCTTACTGTACACAACTGGCCGCGACTCGAACTCCGTTGGTGTTTATGACCTGGGGCGGCAGCCGCTCTGACCTATTAACTCTTGCTCATGAACTTGGTCATGCGTTCCACAATTGGGTGATGCGTGACTTACCTCTTTGCCGCACTAGTTATCCGATGACGCTTGCTGAGACGGCTTCTATTTTTGCTGAGAACATTGTTCGTGATTATTTACTTGAACAAGCGAAAACCGTCGAAGAGAAGTTAGAGATGCTGTGGGAAGAGCTGTCATCAGCGTATGCACTGACCATCAACATCCCTGTGCGTTTTGAGTTTGAAAAAGCCTTTTATCAAGCAAGACAAGACAGCGAGCTGGATGCCAATCAGTTGTGTGAGTTGATGTCGAAAACATGGGCCGATTGGTATGGTGATTCAATGCAAGGTACCGACCCATACTTCTGGGCCAGTAAATTGCACTTCAGCATTTCAGAGTTAAGCTTTTATAACTATCCTTATTTGTTTGGTTACTTGTTCAGCCAAGGTGTGTACGCGCAGCGAGAGCAAAAAGGGGCGGATTTCTACCCAGATTATGTTGCACTACTCAGAGATACCGGGTCATACCTTGCTGAAGATGTGGTATTGAAACACATGAATAAGAACCTGACGGAATCCGAATTCTGGGAGGAAAGTATGCAAAGCTTATCAGCGAAGGTGGATGAGTTTGAAACACTTCTCAATGAGTTGAGTCGTTAA
- a CDS encoding formate/nitrite transporter family protein: MSYIEPREFVTKMVDAGEQKVFMSTKDTLVRAFMAGAILALAAFFAITVIVKTGSPLIGSILFPVGFIMLYLMKFDLLTGVFTLVPLAVIDKRRGCTMDQLFRNWGLVFVGNFAGALTVAFFASFILTYGYNTDGGTLAAKVSTIGESRTLGYQEHGTAGWFTIFIRGMLCNWMVSMGVVGAMISTSASGKMMAMWMPIMLFFFMGFEHSIVNMFLFPFSMIMGGEFTIMDYMIWNEIPTALGNLVGGFLMVGLPLYLTHVRTNPERKMSLSKSSVN, encoded by the coding sequence ATGTCATATATAGAACCGCGCGAGTTTGTGACTAAAATGGTCGATGCGGGTGAGCAGAAAGTGTTTATGTCAACAAAAGACACCCTGGTTCGTGCTTTTATGGCCGGCGCCATTTTGGCGCTCGCCGCCTTCTTTGCAATCACAGTAATAGTCAAGACTGGCAGTCCACTCATCGGCTCCATCTTGTTCCCTGTTGGATTCATCATGCTGTATTTAATGAAGTTTGATCTATTGACTGGGGTATTTACACTCGTTCCACTCGCTGTCATTGATAAACGCCGTGGCTGTACGATGGACCAGCTATTTCGAAACTGGGGTTTAGTCTTCGTCGGTAACTTTGCTGGTGCGCTGACCGTCGCATTCTTTGCCTCATTTATCCTTACATACGGCTACAACACCGATGGCGGCACATTAGCGGCCAAGGTAAGTACGATCGGTGAGTCTCGTACTCTCGGCTATCAAGAACATGGCACGGCTGGTTGGTTTACGATTTTCATTCGCGGAATGTTGTGCAACTGGATGGTTTCTATGGGGGTTGTTGGCGCGATGATTTCAACCTCTGCCAGTGGAAAAATGATGGCAATGTGGATGCCAATCATGCTGTTCTTCTTTATGGGCTTTGAACATTCAATCGTTAACATGTTCCTTTTCCCATTCTCGATGATCATGGGTGGTGAATTTACCATTATGGACTACATGATTTGGAATGAAATTCCTACCGCATTGGGCAACTTAGTGGGTGGATTCCTAATGGTTGGTTTACCGCTTTATTTGACACACGTACGCACAAACCCAGAGCGCAAAATGTCACTTTCCAAAAGTTCAGTAAACTAA
- a CDS encoding protein kinase domain-containing protein — protein MSRQLKVSVCQASVSGRKPINQDSAGFHIPSTSERNTKGIAAILCDGISSSKVSQSASATAVTSFLDDYYATSEAWTVKHSAKKVLEAINHWLYAQTQNSPYRFNFNEGYVCTASALIIKARSAHVFHCGDSRLYIKRNGKLEQITRDHRRYLNPEKSYLSNALGMSASVELDYHTIPLNLGDTLILATDGLYEFLTETEISQVLNNHDLKGAHKADELVRQAFANGSKDNISVIIAHIESLPDDTLREWKASLFSLPLPPVLEPGHQIDEFKIIRALHITSRSHVFLAKALLNDQLVVIKTPSIESRTNEQHTDSILMENWIAKRLHSPYLLKPYVNQTPPSAIYSVTQYVQGTTLSQWLDDHPTPSLNQVRNIVMQVASGLQTMHRQQMLHQDLRPENIMIDEHGTAIIIDFGSTHVMGLSEMTVPETSIPGTAQFSAPEYFLGHEGNTCSDVYSLGVLTYYMLTGHFPYGTDIAKATTAKAQQKLRYVPAYSHNKAIPTWVDYALHNALRIEPTKRYPVISEFMYDLKHPNPSSQIHLRLPIAERNPVLFWQRISLILSVLLVLALWN, from the coding sequence TTGTCACGCCAACTAAAAGTGAGCGTTTGTCAGGCTTCCGTCTCTGGACGGAAGCCTATCAACCAAGATAGCGCGGGCTTTCACATACCCTCAACTTCCGAACGTAATACTAAAGGGATAGCCGCGATCCTCTGCGATGGCATTAGTAGCAGCAAGGTAAGCCAATCTGCTAGTGCCACCGCTGTGACAAGCTTTCTTGATGACTATTACGCCACATCAGAAGCATGGACTGTTAAACACTCCGCAAAAAAGGTACTCGAAGCGATAAATCACTGGTTATATGCGCAGACTCAAAACAGTCCATATCGTTTCAACTTCAACGAAGGCTACGTGTGTACCGCCAGTGCCCTTATAATAAAAGCACGATCTGCACATGTTTTTCATTGTGGTGACTCTAGACTGTATATCAAGCGCAACGGTAAGTTAGAGCAAATCACCCGTGACCACCGGAGATACTTAAATCCTGAAAAAAGTTATCTTTCCAACGCATTGGGAATGAGCGCTTCTGTTGAACTTGATTACCACACTATTCCACTTAACCTCGGTGACACATTGATACTCGCCACAGATGGATTATATGAGTTCCTGACAGAGACTGAGATAAGCCAAGTCCTAAATAATCATGATTTAAAGGGGGCTCATAAAGCCGATGAACTCGTCCGTCAAGCATTCGCCAACGGCAGCAAGGATAACATCTCGGTTATCATTGCTCACATTGAGTCGCTACCAGACGATACACTGCGAGAATGGAAAGCATCTCTGTTTTCACTTCCACTGCCCCCAGTATTAGAGCCGGGTCATCAAATCGATGAATTCAAAATCATACGCGCACTTCATATTACGAGTAGAAGCCATGTCTTTCTTGCAAAAGCCCTCCTAAATGATCAGCTCGTAGTCATCAAAACGCCCTCTATAGAGAGCCGTACTAATGAGCAGCATACCGATTCAATTTTAATGGAGAACTGGATTGCCAAGCGCCTACATAGTCCTTACTTGTTAAAGCCATACGTTAATCAAACGCCCCCCTCTGCCATATACAGCGTTACTCAATACGTTCAAGGAACCACCTTAAGCCAATGGCTAGATGACCATCCAACACCATCACTAAACCAAGTGCGAAATATAGTGATGCAAGTAGCATCAGGTCTACAAACGATGCATCGACAGCAAATGTTGCACCAAGATTTACGTCCTGAGAACATCATGATTGATGAACATGGTACCGCTATCATTATCGACTTTGGCTCGACCCATGTCATGGGGCTCTCAGAAATGACCGTACCCGAGACTTCTATTCCTGGTACCGCTCAATTTTCAGCTCCAGAGTATTTTCTCGGTCATGAAGGGAACACCTGCTCTGACGTTTATTCTTTAGGGGTACTCACTTATTACATGCTCACAGGGCACTTTCCGTATGGCACCGATATTGCCAAAGCAACAACGGCTAAAGCACAACAGAAACTTCGTTACGTCCCCGCATACAGCCATAATAAAGCGATTCCAACATGGGTTGATTATGCGCTTCACAATGCGCTACGCATAGAACCAACGAAGCGATACCCTGTGATCTCAGAGTTTATGTATGACCTAAAACACCCCAACCCAAGTAGTCAGATACACCTTAGACTGCCTATAGCTGAAAGAAACCCAGTTTTATTCTGGCAGCGAATATCTCTCATCCTGTCTGTATTACTGGTGTTAGCTCTATGGAATTAG